The genomic segment TCAGCTTCCGCATGCAACGTCTTCAACAGGTTAGCGATCAGCTTCTTGGCCGGGTTGTCGTCGTCGAGGCTGTTGACGATGATGTCGAGGTGGCCGCGGAACAGCAGGAACCTCTCGCGTCGACCTCggagctccctctccctctgctccaaCTTCTCTTTCAGGGACGCGATGCGCTGCTCCGACAACGCCAGCAGGTCGATGTGCTTCTGGATGTCGGCGTTCGTTCGCTTCAGCGCCTTGTTGCACTGGCGGTTCACGTGGCTGAGGTTCCGGACGTCGCCGCGCAGTCTGTCGATTTCCCTTTGGAGCGAAGGAACGACGTTAGACGCGGAAGACGTGTCATTTGCAATCAGACGCAAGTATATTAACATCCGCatattcctacatacatacatacatatatgcacacacacaaacatgtatacatatatgaatatatatatatatatatatatacatatatatatatatatatatatatatatatatatatatatatatatatatatatatatatatatatatatgaatacaaatacaaaaaatgtatgtgaatatatatacatacatacatacatacacacgtgcatatatatatatatatatatatatatatatatatatatatacatatatatatatatatatatatatatatatatatatatatatatatatatatatatatatatatatatatatatatatatatatatatatatatatatatatataaacacacacaaagctgtatctctttatctgcaAAAGGAAACCcacatctttttcctctctctgttcttcttggcCGTGATCGCATTCATCCTCCTTCGCTCTTGCTCTGGATCTTGGAAAGGCTGATCAAACTCGTaggctttcctctttttcttttccttcgggtTCCGGGACGACGTGGAAGGCTGCTCCGCGGATTCCTCGCTCGAGATCGGCGATTTCACGGCgtctggggaaggagagagacagacacttatacatgtatactgtgtgtgtgtatatgtgtgtctgtgtatatatatatatatatatatatatatatatatatatatatatatatatatatatatatacatatatatacatatatatatatatatatatatatatatatatatatatatatatatgaatacatatgtatatatatattacatatgtactgtacacaaatatatacagggGTCTTGCCTTACGACGTTTaatggatacgacgctagaattcatgtacagtatttacagtttgccttccatgtgttcctttatccCTAGTTATGTTTCCATGTACGCCATAGAAGTGTCtcgttatgttttagattatgactttaatacatatacatactgcaatagcatatgtgagtgaccggtgcttatgtacgtacgtacatgtactgtattttgGTGTGTTCCGACTTAAGTCAAAATTCGGGTTGCGACGCCATCGttggaacggatctccgtcgtaagtcgagaacaccctgtatatatatacacacacacacataaatattaatatgtacatatatatatatatatatatatatatatatatatatatatatgtatatatatatgtatatatatgtatatatatgtatatatatatgtatatatatatatatatatatatacatatatatattaaaacacacacacacacacacacacacacacacacacacacacacacacatataatatatatatatatatatatatatatatatatatatatatatatatatatatatatatatatatatatatatgtgtgtgtgtgtgtgtgtgtgtgtgtatgtaaatttatgtatatgtatatatatatgtatatatatatatatacatatatacacacacacacaagttgaaatcattatttattcgacattcaaAAAGATGTGAcagttctgatttcaaagatgtacgtttgtcactgaaacatttgtttgtttcataaatctaaaggcatatcaatatagcaaaatttagtgttacaaCAAATActgaattatgataatcatttataaatggtttgtttgtttgaatgtaaaCAATCAGTTTGGGGGAAAGCTATAAGTTCGTTATTtcaacgatttctcgtcagatgaATCCTGGCTTTTTCCCTGTAAATAGGTAAGCTTCGTCTGGTATtttgtcatgttttaccctg from the Penaeus vannamei isolate JL-2024 chromosome 33, ASM4276789v1, whole genome shotgun sequence genome contains:
- the LOC113817469 gene encoding uncharacterized protein; the protein is MAEVSAGKDTTGGTKENYQTYLQDILADLGIQLSPGGTGVVEIDRSTSDDEVAGLCLADSPPEAPEGDKPTRRSNEAKKRKIVKTELKVFETSCGISSDEDAVKSPISSEESAEQPSTSSRNPKEKKKRKAYEFDQPFQDPEQERRRMNAITAKKNRERKKMEIDRLRGDVRNLSHVNRQCNKALKRTNADIQKHIDLLALSEQRIASLKEKLEQRERELRGRRERFLLFRGHLDIIVNSLDDDNPAKKLIANLLKTLHAEADAVRETSPISRDSVDAGTLL